A window of Raineyella sp. W15-4 contains these coding sequences:
- a CDS encoding uracil-xanthine permease family protein, with protein sequence MATTSKTPLPRPSRSFLRWSIHGDGYHIAPGEVVRPAERLAWPATIGIGMQHVVAMFGATFLVPLITGFPPSTTLFFSAVGTLLFLVITAGRVPSYLGSSFALIAPITAATASHGMGSALGGVIAVGALLALVGVVVHFAGAHWINRVMPPTVTGAIVALIGFNLAPAAWSNVQKAPVTAVVTIVAIILVTVFFRGMLGRLSILVGVLIGYLTAVLRGEVDFTAIGSAAWLGLPTFHAPTWEPSVLAMFLPVVVVLIAENIGHVKSVAAMTGDDLDDVTGRALFADGLSTVLAGVGGGSGTTTYAENIGVMAATRVYSTAAYLVAGVFALLLSMIPKFGALIATIPAGVLGGAATVLYGMIGMLGVRIWVQNRVDFSDPVNLNTAAVALIVGIANYTWAVGGQVVDGQQVGGVVFNGIALGALGAIVVYHVMRGISRWRGTSLESASPASAPAGAELHPGELRRTPEDDPES encoded by the coding sequence GTGGCCACCACATCCAAGACACCGCTGCCCAGGCCATCGCGCAGCTTCCTGCGATGGAGCATCCACGGTGACGGCTATCACATAGCTCCCGGTGAGGTGGTCAGGCCGGCGGAGCGGTTGGCGTGGCCGGCGACCATCGGCATCGGTATGCAGCACGTCGTGGCGATGTTCGGTGCCACCTTCCTGGTGCCGCTGATCACCGGCTTCCCGCCGTCGACGACACTGTTCTTCTCCGCCGTCGGCACGCTGCTGTTCCTGGTCATCACCGCCGGCCGGGTGCCCAGCTACCTCGGCTCGAGCTTCGCCCTGATCGCGCCGATCACCGCCGCCACCGCCTCGCACGGGATGGGCTCGGCGCTCGGCGGGGTGATCGCCGTCGGCGCGCTGCTCGCCCTGGTCGGCGTCGTCGTCCACTTCGCCGGCGCGCACTGGATCAACCGGGTGATGCCGCCGACCGTCACCGGGGCAATCGTCGCGCTGATCGGCTTCAACCTGGCGCCGGCCGCGTGGAGCAACGTCCAGAAGGCGCCGGTGACCGCCGTCGTCACCATCGTCGCGATCATCCTGGTGACGGTCTTCTTCCGTGGCATGCTCGGGCGGCTGTCGATCCTCGTCGGTGTCCTGATCGGCTACCTCACCGCGGTGCTCCGCGGCGAGGTCGACTTCACCGCCATCGGCTCGGCCGCCTGGCTCGGCCTGCCGACCTTCCACGCCCCGACCTGGGAACCGTCGGTGCTGGCGATGTTCCTGCCGGTCGTCGTCGTCCTGATCGCCGAGAACATCGGCCACGTGAAGTCGGTCGCCGCGATGACCGGCGACGACCTGGACGACGTCACCGGCCGGGCGCTGTTCGCCGACGGCCTGTCGACCGTCCTCGCCGGTGTCGGCGGCGGGTCGGGCACCACGACGTACGCCGAGAACATCGGCGTGATGGCCGCGACCCGGGTCTACTCGACGGCCGCTTATCTGGTCGCCGGCGTCTTCGCGTTGCTGCTGTCGATGATCCCGAAGTTCGGCGCACTGATCGCGACCATCCCCGCTGGCGTCCTGGGCGGTGCGGCGACGGTGCTCTACGGCATGATCGGCATGCTGGGCGTACGGATCTGGGTGCAGAACCGGGTCGACTTCTCCGACCCGGTCAACCTCAACACGGCGGCTGTCGCGCTGATCGTCGGGATCGCGAACTACACCTGGGCGGTCGGCGGCCAGGTCGTCGACGGCCAGCAGGTCGGCGGCGTGGTGTTCAACGGCATTGCCCTGGGCGCCCTCGGCGCGATCGTGGTCTACCACGTGATGCGGGGGATCTCCCGGTGGCGCGGGACCAGCCTCGAATCGGCCTCCCCGGCGTCGGCGCCGGCCGGGGCCGAGTTGCATCCCGGGGAGCTGCGGCGGACACCCGAGGA